The following proteins are co-located in the Solanum pennellii chromosome 1, SPENNV200 genome:
- the LOC107010827 gene encoding protein trichome birefringence-like 12: MASKLTSKLFSWLILPTLLLIFLYSLSLPLYAPTSPKPKIPISPSCNLFKGKWVSDPNRRPIYDESCPFHRNAWNCLRNQRENMGRINSWKWKPDKCDLTRIDPVGFLGSMRNKNIGFVGDSLNENFLVSFLCTLRVADSGAKKWKRKGAWRGAYFPKFNVTVGYHRAVLLAKYEWLPKQLDDSNQDGLKGRYRVDVDIPADDWAHIGAFYNVLVFNTGHWWGFDKFPKETPLVFYKAGQLIQPPLEMFDGFKVVLENMIAYIDKELPEKTLKFWRLQSPRHFHGGDWNQNGSCTMDEPLDELQLDLWFDPRYNGVNKEARRLNHLIEEVLKDTTIRSLDLTHLSEFRADAHPAIWLGKKDAVSVWGQDCMHWCLPGVPDTWVDILAQLITPHILETG; encoded by the exons ATGGCGTCGAAGCTAACTTCAAAGCTCTTCTCATGGCTGATTCTGCCGACGTTGCTTCTCATTTTCCTCTACTCTCTATCCCTTCCTCTTTATGCTCCTACTTCTCCGAAACCCAAAATTCCCATCTCTCCTTCTTGTAATCTCTTTAAAGGAAAGTGGGTCAGCGACCCGAATCGCAGACCCATTTACGATGAGTCCTGCCCCTTTCACAGGAACGCCTGGAACTGTCTCAGAAACCAAAGAGAGAATATGGGTCGGATCAATTCTTGGAAATGGAAGCCCGACAAGTGTGATTTAACTCGGATCGACCCAGTTGGGTTCTTGGGTTCAATGAGGAACAAGAATATTGGGTTTGTTGGAGATTCGTTGAATGAGAATTTCTTGGTTTCGTTTTTGTGTACTCTTAGAGTggctgattctggtgcaaaGAAATGGAAGAGAAAGGGTGCTTGGAGAGGAGCCTATTTTCCAAAGTTCAATGTTACCGTGGGTTATCATCGTGCTGTTTTGCTAGCGAAATATGA GTGGCTGCCAAAACAGCTTGACGATTCCAACCAAGATGGATTGAAGGGAAGATATCGAGTAGATGTTGATATTCCAGCAGATGATTGGGCTCATATTGGTGCCTTTTACAATGTTCTAGTCTTCAACACTGGTCATTG GTGGGGCTTTGACAAATTCCCTAAAGAGACGCCTCTTGTTTTCTACAAGGCAGGGCAATTGATTCAACCTCCATTAGAGATGTTTGATGGGTTTAAGGTTGTTCTTGAGAATATGATTGCCTACATAGATAAAGAATTACCAGAGAAAACACTTAAATTTTGGCGCTTGCAATCACCAAGGCACTTTCACGGTGGTGATTGGAATCAAAATGGTAGTTGCACAATGGATGAACCCCTTGATGAACTTCAG CTTGATCTGTGGTTTGATCCCAGATATAATGGGGTTAACAAAGAAGCAAGGCGACTAAATCATTTGATCGAAGAGGTTTTAAAAGATACAACTATCAGAAGCCTCGATCTgactcacttgagtgagttccGTGCAGATGCCCATCCTGCCATTTGGTTGGGGAAAAAGGATGCAGTGTCGGTCTGGGGTCAAGACTGTATGCATTGGTGCCTTCCTGGTGTTCCAGATACATGGGTTGATATCTTGGCCCAGCTAATCACTCCTCATATTTTAGAGACAGGGTGA
- the LOC107001529 gene encoding uncharacterized protein LOC107001529 — MALTIHLLYPNRFPSQFTNSQTNLVPSMYTFKNHPKFHKVSCTNNDDDDMNDIDLASDFATEVGKMNTQMIQKEEALKKSKELLFVEFCNYTGLKSEEMKKKWKKFSEEEQWDLVKSFVLEWGAHFHPLSARSVKELVDEYLVENISEFNSSSSFFPGLKKLMGFSGDDNE, encoded by the coding sequence ATGGCTTTGACAATTCATCTTCTTTATCCAAATCGTTTCCCTTCACAATTCACAAACTCCCAAACCAATTTGGTCCCTTCGATGTATACCTTCAAGAATCATCCCAAGTTTCACAAAGTCTCGTGCACCAACAACGACGACGACGACATGAACGATATTGACCTGGCATCAGATTTTGCAACAGAGGTTGGAAAGATGAACACCCAGATGATACAGAAAGAGGAAGCGTTGAAGAAAAGCAAAGAGCTTTTGTTCGTTGAGTTTTGCAACTACACGGGCTTGAAATCGGAggaaatgaagaagaaatgGAAGAAATTCAGTGAGGAGGAACAATGGGATTTGGTTAAAAGTTTTGTTTTAGAATGGGGTGCCCATTTTCATCCATTATCTGCTAGGTCTGTTAAAGAATTAGTCGATGAGTACTTAGTTGAAAACATTTCTGAGttcaattcttcttcttcttttttccctGGTCTCAAAAAATTGATGGGATTTTCAGGGGATGATAATGAATAA
- the LOC107001451 gene encoding glutamyl-tRNA reductase 1, chloroplastic-like → MAVASSSLTGGSFDLSSTSCSSSSSSSLDCFRHQVRFFGSRRRIKPLVYWTRSHSLSPKCELSSNSVVKNGKKESRTSSLSALELLKTSAADRYTKESSSIMVIGLNIHTAPVEVREKVSIPEAQWPQAIRELCSLNHIEEAAVLSTCNRIEIYVLALAQNRGIKEVTEWMSKFSGVPVTELCQHRFLLYNQDATQHLFEVAAGLDSLVLGEGQILAQVKQVVKNGQGVPGFGRKISELFKRAITTGKRVRTETNISSGSVSVSSAAVELALLKLPEYSSSTARVLIVGAGKMGKLVIRHLAAKGCKKMVVINRTVDRVAAIREELMDADIVYKPFSELLACAAQADVIFTCTASKAPLFIKESVQALSSVDSEDGCRRLFIDISVPRNVEPSVAEVEGADVYNVDDLKEVVEANKEDRLRKKIEAETIIAEEVKQFEALKDSLETVPTIKKLRAYAERIRSAEVDKCLSKMGDDIPQHKKKAIYDLSLGIVNKLLHGPMQHLKCDGAENRTLSEILENMHALNRIFGLDTEMSVLEEKVRAKIEQNQKQSS, encoded by the exons ATGGCGGTTGCGAGTAGCTCTCTGACAGGTGGAAGTTTCGATTTAAGTTCTACGTCTTGTTCTTCgtcgtcttcttcttctctgGATTGTTTTCGTCATCAAGTTAGATTTTTCGGGAGTCGGAGAAGAATTAAGCCGTTGGTATATTGGACGAGATCGCATTCCTTGAGCCCTAAATGTGAGTTATCTTCTAACTCGGTGGTGAAAAATGGCAAAAAGGAATCTAGAACTTCGAGTCTTTCTGCTCTGGAACTTCTGAAAACATCTGCTGCTGATC GTTATACAAAGGAGAGTAGCAGCATCATGGTTATTGGACTTAACATTCACACAGCACCAGTCGAAGTGCGGGAGAAAGTTTCTATCCCAGAAGCACAATGGCCTCAAGCAATTCGCGAACTGTGTTCTTTGAATCATATAGAGGAAGCTGCTGTATTGAGTACTTGTAACAGAATTGAAATATATGTTCTGGCGCTTGCCCAAAATCGTGGAATTAAAGAAGTGACTGAGTGGATGTCTAAG TTTAGTGGAGTTCCAGTTACAGAGCTATGCCAACACCGGTTTTTGCTATACAATCAAGATGCCACACAACACCTGTTTGAAGTAGCTGCTGGACTAGATTCCCTAGTCCTGGGAGAAGGTCAAATTCTTGCACAGGTCAAGCAGGTTGTTAAGAATGGACAAGGTGTCCCTGGCTTTGGTAGGAAAATAAGTGAGCTATTTAAGCGTGCAATCACAACTGGTAAGAGGGTAAGAACTGAGACCAATATCTCCAGCGGATCAGTATCAGTCAGTTCAGCGGCGGTGGAGCTTGCTCTGCTGAAACTTCCAGAGTATTCTTCTTCTACGGCTCGTGTGTTAATTGTTGGAGCTGGGAAGATGGGAAAGCTTGTGATCAGACACTTGGCTGCTAAAGGGTGTAAAAAGATGGTTGTCATTAACCGGACAGTGGACAGAGTTGCTGCCATCCGTGAGGAGTTGATGGATGCTGATATAGTATATAAACCTTTCTCAGAATTGTTAGCATGTGCTGCTCAGGCTGATGTAATATTCACATGCACTGCTTCGAAAGCCCCTTTATTCATAAAAGAGAGTGTTCAAGCTCTCTCTTCTGTGGACTCTGAAGATGGATGCCGGAGGCTATTTATCGATATTTCTGTTCCTCGGAATGTGGAGCCTAGTGTTGCTGAAGTTGAAGGTGCAGATGTTTACAATGTGGATGATCTTAAAGAGGTTGTGGAAGCTAATAAGGAGGATCGGTTGCGGAAGAAAATAGAAGCTGAGACCATCATTGCTGAGGAAGTGAAACAATTTGAAGCACTTAAAGACTCCCTCGAGACCGTTCCAACTATCAAAAAGCTCAGGGCATATGCTGAAAGAATTAGGTCTGCTGAGGTTGACAAATGTTTGTCTAAGATGGGTGATGATATCCCCCAACACAAGAAGAAGGCTATTTATGATCTTAGCCTAGGGATAGTAAACAAGCTGCTACATGGACCAATGCAGCATCTGAAATGTGATGGAGCTGAAAACCGAACTTTGAGTGAAATACTTGAAAATATGCACGCCCTTAACAGAATATTTGGTCTTGATACAGAGATGTCTGTATTGGAAGAGAAAGTACGAGCCAAGATAGAACAAAATCAAAAGCAATCCTCTTGA